From a region of the Nyctibius grandis isolate bNycGra1 chromosome 12, bNycGra1.pri, whole genome shotgun sequence genome:
- the SALL1 gene encoding sal-like protein 1 isoform X1, translating into MRRASAGGLRGAEALAAGAEGAAGQKRFRRAGDTEKGQANRTTKNKDAHVCGRCCAEFFELSDLLQHKKNCTKNQLVLIVNENPASPSETFPPSSPSDNPDEQMNDTVNNTDQVDCSDLSEHNKLDREESMDVEASSINNSSSSSKSVNNSITSSNSSTMGTSAVTTSLPHIGDLTTLGNFSVINSNVIIENLQSTKVAVAQFSQEARCNGASNSKLAVPALMEQLLALQQQQIHQLQLIEQIRHQILLLASQNTDMPTSSSPSQGTLRTSANPLSTLSSHLSQQLAAAAGLAQSLASQSASISGVKQLPPIQLPQSNPGNTLIPSSSGSSPNINILAAAVTTPSSEKVASSIGGSQLSNPPVSASSSPAFAISSLLSPASNPLLPQPTPSNSVFSSPLSSIGTPAEDLNSLTALAQQRKSKPPNVTAFEAKSNSDEAFFKHKCRFCAKVFGSDSALQIHLRSHTGERPFKCNICGNRFSTKGNLKVHFQRHKEKYPHIQMNPYPVPEHLDNIPTSTGIPYGMSIPPEKPVTSWLDSKPVLSTLTTSVGLPLPPTIPSLTPFIKTEEPQPIPISHPSASPPCSVKSDLGTADPTSKISNGLSDEVEAGALPTSNGKMEENPQNTSAITNKSGTMSSPAADSGSSGVATFTNPLMPLMSEQFKAKFPFGGLLDSTPASETSKLQQLVENIDKKASDPNECIICHRVLSCQSALKMHYRTHTGERPFKCKICGRAFTTKGNLKTHYSVHRAMPPLRVQHSCPICQKKFTNAVVLQQHIRMHMGGQIPNTPVTENYPESMESDTGSFDDKNFDDIDNFSDENMEDCPDSSVPDTPKSADASQDSLSSSPLPLEMSSIAALENQMKMINAGLAEQLQASLKSVENGSVEGDVLTNDSSSVGGDMESQSAGSPAVSESTSSMQALSPSNSTNDYHKSPSIEEKAVRALPSEFANGLSPTPANSGALDLTSSNTDKMIKEESLSMLFPFRDRGKFKNTACDICGKTFACQSALDIHYRSHTKERPFICTVCNRGFSTKGNLKQHMLTHQMRDLPSQLFEPNSSIGPNQNSSVMPANSLSSLIKTEVNGFVHSSPQDSKEAPSGLVASGPLSSSATSPVLLPALPRRTPKQHYCNTCGKTFSSSSALQIHERTHTGEKPFACTICGRAFTTKGNLKVHMGTHMWNSTPARRGRRLSVDGPMTFLGGNPVKFPEMFQKDLAARSGNGDPSSFWNQYAAALSNGLAMKTNEISVIQNGGIPPAPGGLGNGGSSPISGLTGSLEKLQNSEPNTPLAGLEKMASNENGTNFRFTRFVEDNKEIVTN; encoded by the exons GAGACACAGAAAAGGGTCAAGCAAATCGAACCACTAAGAACAAGGACGCCCATGTCTGTGGCAGGTGCTGTGCCGAGTTCTTTGAATTATCAGATCTCCTGCAACACAAGAAGAATTGTACTAAAAATCAATTAGTTTTAATTGTGAATGAAAATCCAGCTTCTCCTTCTGAAACCTTCCCTCCTAGTTCCCCTTCTGATAATCCTGATGAACAGATGAATGACACAGTTAATAACACAGATCAAGTAGACTGCAGTGACCTTTCAGAGCATAACAAACTTGACAGGGAAGAATCCATGGATGTGGAGGCTTCCAGCATTAACAATAGCAGTAGCAGTTCCAAGAGTGTCAACAATAGTATTACAAGCAGTAACAGCTCCACAATGGGTACCTCAGCTGTAACAACCTCTCTACCTCACATAGGGGATCTGACAACGTTAGGCAACTTTTCAGTGATAAATAGTAATGTAATAATTGAAAACCTTCAGAGTACTAAAGTGGCAGTAGCACAGTTCTCACAGGAGGCGAGATGTAATGGTGCATCGAACAGTAAGCTTGCTGTACCTGCCCTGATGGAGCAACTGTTGGcgttacagcagcagcagatccaTCAGTTGCAACTGATTGAACAAATTCGTCACCAAATATTATTGTTGGCTTCCCAAAATACAGACATGCCAACATCTTCTAGCCCCTCTCAAGGTACTTTACGAACATCTGCCAACCCCTTGTCCACATTAAGTTCCCATTTATCccagcagctggctgcagcagctggattAGCACAAAGCCTTGCTAGTCAATCTGCCAGCATCAGTGGTGTGAAACAGCTACCCCCTATACAGCTACCTCAGAGCAACCCTGGCAACACTCTAATTCCATCCAGTAGTGGCTCTTCTCCAAATATTAACATATTGGCAGCAGCAGTTACAACACCGTCCTCAGAAAAAGTGGCTTCGAGTATTGGTGGCTCACAGCTAAGCAACCCACCAGTATCAGCATCATCTTCACCAGCTTTTGCAATAAGCAGTTTATTAAGTCCTGCATCTAATCCACTTCTACCTCAGCCCACCCCTAGTAACTCTGTGTTCTCCAGTCCCTTGTCCAGTATTGGAACACCTGCAGAGGATTTAAACTCCTTGACTGCCTtggcacagcaaagaaaaagcaagccaCCAAATGTAACTGCTTTTGAAGCAAAAAGTAATTCAGATGAGGCATTCTTTAAGCATAAATGCAGGTTCTGTGCTAAAGTGTTTGGGAGTGACAGTGCCTTGCAGATTCATTTACGTTCTCACACTGGCGAGAGGCCATTTAAATGCAACATATGTGGAAACAGGTTCTCCACAAAGGGAAACTTAAAAGTCCACTTTCAGCGtcataaagaaaaataccctCATATTCAAATGAATCCATACCCGGTGCCAGAGCATTTGGACAATATTCCTACAAGCACGGGTATTCCTTATGGGATGTCTATACCGCCAGAGAAGCCTGTCACAAGCTGGCTGGACAGCAAGCCAGTCCTCTCCACCCTAACGACTTCTGTTGGCCTACCACTCCCACCGACGATTCCAAGCTTGACCCCATTCATCAAAACTGAGGAGCCTCAGCCAATTCCCATTAGCCATCCTTCCGCTAGCCCTCCCTGCTCTGTCAAGAGTGACTTGGGAACAGCTGATCCCACATCAAAAATTTCCAATGGACTTTCTGATGAGGTAGAGGCTGGTGCTTTGCCTACCTCAAATggcaaaatggaagaaaacccTCAAAACACAAGCGCCATCACTAACAAGAGTGGCACCATGAGCTCACCGGCAGCAGACTCGGGCTCCAGCGGTGTTGCCACTTTTACAAATCCATTGATGCCTCTAATGTCAGAGCAATTTAAGGCAAAGTTTCCATTTGGAGGACTGTTGGATTCAACGCCAGCATCTGAAACATCAAAATTGCAGCAACTGGTAGAAAACATTGACAAAAAGGCATCTGATCCTAACGAGTGTATCATTTGCCACCGAGTTCTCAGTTGCCAGAGTGCCCTGAAAATGCATTATCGCACACATACTGGTGAGAGGCCGTTTAAATGTAAAATCTGTGGTCGCGCTTTCACTACTAAAGGCAACTTAAAGACTCATTACAGTGTCCACCGTGCCATGCCCCCGCTGAGAGTACAACATTCATGCCCAATCTGCCAGAAAAAATTCACCAACGCCGTTGTGCTACAGCAGCATATCCGAATGCACATGGGAGGGCAGATCCCCAACACCCCAGTGACAGAAAACTATCCTGAGTCAATGGAATCAGATACGGGATCTTTTGATGATAAGAATTTTGATGATATAGACAACTTCTCAGATGAGAACATGGAAGACTGTCCTGACAGCAGCGTGCCAGATACACCTAAATCTGCAGATGCATCACAGGACAGCTTGTCTTCTTCCCCTTTGCCTCTGGAAATGTCAAGTATTGCTGCTTTGGAAAACCAGATGAAGATGATCAATGCAGGACTTGCTGAACAACTTCAGGCAAGCTTAAAGTCAGTTGAAAATGGGTCAGTGGAAGGGGACGTTTTGACTAACGATTCGTCATCTGTCGGTGGTGATATGGAAAGCCAAAGTGCTGGAAGCCCTGCTGTCTCAGAGTCTACCTCTTCCATGCAGGCCTTGTCCCCATCCAACAGCACTAATGATTACCACAAGTCACCAAGTATTGAAGAGAAAGCAGTAAGAGCTTTACCAAGTGAGTTTGCCAATGGTTTGTCTCCAACCCCTGCTAACAGTGGTGCTTTGGACTTGACATCTAGTAACACTGATAAAATGATTAAAGAAGAGTCTCTGAGTAtgctctttcctttcagagatagaggtaaatttaaaaacactgcATGTGACATTTGTGGCAAAACATTTGCTTGTCAGAGTGCCTTGGACATTCATTACAGAAGTCATACCAAAGAGAGACCATTTATTTGCACAGTTTGCAATCGTGGCTTTTCCACAAAGGGTAATTTGAAGCAGCATATGTTGACACATCAAATGCGAGATCTACCATCACAACTTTTTGAGCCCAATTCCAGTATCGGCCCTAATCAGAACTCCTCGGTTATGCCTGCTAATTCACTGTCATCGCTCATAAAGACTGAGGTTAATGGCTTTGTGCACAGCTCTCCTCAGGATAGCAAAGAGGCACCCTCTGGTCTAGTTGCTTCGGGGCCGCTGTCCTCCTCTGCCACGTCCCCTGTCTTGCTTCCCGCTCTCCCCAGAAGAACCCCCAAACAGCACTACTGCAACACATgtgggaaaacattttcttcctccagtgcTCTGCAGATCCACGAAAGGACACACACTGGTGAGAAACCTTTTGCCTGCACTATATGTGGAAGAGCATTCACAACAAAAGGCAATCTGAAG gttCACATGGGCACTCACATGTGGAACAGTACTCCTGCAAGACGAGGCAGACGACTTTCCGTAGATGGCCCCATGACATTTCTGGGAGGCAATCCTGTAAAGTTCCCAGAAATGTTTCAGAAGGATTTGGCTGCACGGTCAGGGAATGGAGACCCCTCCAGCTTCTGGAACCAGTACGCAGCAGCACTCTCCAATGGCTTGGCCATGAAGACCAACGAGATCTCCGTCATCCAGAATGGCGGCATCCCTCCGGCACCGGGGGGCCTGGGCAATGGTGGCAGCTCTCCCATCAGTGGCTTGACGGGAAGCCTGGAGAAGCTCCAGAATTCAGAACCCAACACACCTCTAGCTGGTCTGGAGAAAATGGCAAGCAATGAAAATGGGACAAACTTCCGTTTTACGCGTTTCGTGGAAGACAACAAAGAAATTGTAACAAATTAG
- the SALL1 gene encoding sal-like protein 1 isoform X2 yields the protein MSRRKQAKPQHFQSDPDLALLSQRNGDTEKGQANRTTKNKDAHVCGRCCAEFFELSDLLQHKKNCTKNQLVLIVNENPASPSETFPPSSPSDNPDEQMNDTVNNTDQVDCSDLSEHNKLDREESMDVEASSINNSSSSSKSVNNSITSSNSSTMGTSAVTTSLPHIGDLTTLGNFSVINSNVIIENLQSTKVAVAQFSQEARCNGASNSKLAVPALMEQLLALQQQQIHQLQLIEQIRHQILLLASQNTDMPTSSSPSQGTLRTSANPLSTLSSHLSQQLAAAAGLAQSLASQSASISGVKQLPPIQLPQSNPGNTLIPSSSGSSPNINILAAAVTTPSSEKVASSIGGSQLSNPPVSASSSPAFAISSLLSPASNPLLPQPTPSNSVFSSPLSSIGTPAEDLNSLTALAQQRKSKPPNVTAFEAKSNSDEAFFKHKCRFCAKVFGSDSALQIHLRSHTGERPFKCNICGNRFSTKGNLKVHFQRHKEKYPHIQMNPYPVPEHLDNIPTSTGIPYGMSIPPEKPVTSWLDSKPVLSTLTTSVGLPLPPTIPSLTPFIKTEEPQPIPISHPSASPPCSVKSDLGTADPTSKISNGLSDEVEAGALPTSNGKMEENPQNTSAITNKSGTMSSPAADSGSSGVATFTNPLMPLMSEQFKAKFPFGGLLDSTPASETSKLQQLVENIDKKASDPNECIICHRVLSCQSALKMHYRTHTGERPFKCKICGRAFTTKGNLKTHYSVHRAMPPLRVQHSCPICQKKFTNAVVLQQHIRMHMGGQIPNTPVTENYPESMESDTGSFDDKNFDDIDNFSDENMEDCPDSSVPDTPKSADASQDSLSSSPLPLEMSSIAALENQMKMINAGLAEQLQASLKSVENGSVEGDVLTNDSSSVGGDMESQSAGSPAVSESTSSMQALSPSNSTNDYHKSPSIEEKAVRALPSEFANGLSPTPANSGALDLTSSNTDKMIKEESLSMLFPFRDRGKFKNTACDICGKTFACQSALDIHYRSHTKERPFICTVCNRGFSTKGNLKQHMLTHQMRDLPSQLFEPNSSIGPNQNSSVMPANSLSSLIKTEVNGFVHSSPQDSKEAPSGLVASGPLSSSATSPVLLPALPRRTPKQHYCNTCGKTFSSSSALQIHERTHTGEKPFACTICGRAFTTKGNLKVHMGTHMWNSTPARRGRRLSVDGPMTFLGGNPVKFPEMFQKDLAARSGNGDPSSFWNQYAAALSNGLAMKTNEISVIQNGGIPPAPGGLGNGGSSPISGLTGSLEKLQNSEPNTPLAGLEKMASNENGTNFRFTRFVEDNKEIVTN from the exons GAGACACAGAAAAGGGTCAAGCAAATCGAACCACTAAGAACAAGGACGCCCATGTCTGTGGCAGGTGCTGTGCCGAGTTCTTTGAATTATCAGATCTCCTGCAACACAAGAAGAATTGTACTAAAAATCAATTAGTTTTAATTGTGAATGAAAATCCAGCTTCTCCTTCTGAAACCTTCCCTCCTAGTTCCCCTTCTGATAATCCTGATGAACAGATGAATGACACAGTTAATAACACAGATCAAGTAGACTGCAGTGACCTTTCAGAGCATAACAAACTTGACAGGGAAGAATCCATGGATGTGGAGGCTTCCAGCATTAACAATAGCAGTAGCAGTTCCAAGAGTGTCAACAATAGTATTACAAGCAGTAACAGCTCCACAATGGGTACCTCAGCTGTAACAACCTCTCTACCTCACATAGGGGATCTGACAACGTTAGGCAACTTTTCAGTGATAAATAGTAATGTAATAATTGAAAACCTTCAGAGTACTAAAGTGGCAGTAGCACAGTTCTCACAGGAGGCGAGATGTAATGGTGCATCGAACAGTAAGCTTGCTGTACCTGCCCTGATGGAGCAACTGTTGGcgttacagcagcagcagatccaTCAGTTGCAACTGATTGAACAAATTCGTCACCAAATATTATTGTTGGCTTCCCAAAATACAGACATGCCAACATCTTCTAGCCCCTCTCAAGGTACTTTACGAACATCTGCCAACCCCTTGTCCACATTAAGTTCCCATTTATCccagcagctggctgcagcagctggattAGCACAAAGCCTTGCTAGTCAATCTGCCAGCATCAGTGGTGTGAAACAGCTACCCCCTATACAGCTACCTCAGAGCAACCCTGGCAACACTCTAATTCCATCCAGTAGTGGCTCTTCTCCAAATATTAACATATTGGCAGCAGCAGTTACAACACCGTCCTCAGAAAAAGTGGCTTCGAGTATTGGTGGCTCACAGCTAAGCAACCCACCAGTATCAGCATCATCTTCACCAGCTTTTGCAATAAGCAGTTTATTAAGTCCTGCATCTAATCCACTTCTACCTCAGCCCACCCCTAGTAACTCTGTGTTCTCCAGTCCCTTGTCCAGTATTGGAACACCTGCAGAGGATTTAAACTCCTTGACTGCCTtggcacagcaaagaaaaagcaagccaCCAAATGTAACTGCTTTTGAAGCAAAAAGTAATTCAGATGAGGCATTCTTTAAGCATAAATGCAGGTTCTGTGCTAAAGTGTTTGGGAGTGACAGTGCCTTGCAGATTCATTTACGTTCTCACACTGGCGAGAGGCCATTTAAATGCAACATATGTGGAAACAGGTTCTCCACAAAGGGAAACTTAAAAGTCCACTTTCAGCGtcataaagaaaaataccctCATATTCAAATGAATCCATACCCGGTGCCAGAGCATTTGGACAATATTCCTACAAGCACGGGTATTCCTTATGGGATGTCTATACCGCCAGAGAAGCCTGTCACAAGCTGGCTGGACAGCAAGCCAGTCCTCTCCACCCTAACGACTTCTGTTGGCCTACCACTCCCACCGACGATTCCAAGCTTGACCCCATTCATCAAAACTGAGGAGCCTCAGCCAATTCCCATTAGCCATCCTTCCGCTAGCCCTCCCTGCTCTGTCAAGAGTGACTTGGGAACAGCTGATCCCACATCAAAAATTTCCAATGGACTTTCTGATGAGGTAGAGGCTGGTGCTTTGCCTACCTCAAATggcaaaatggaagaaaacccTCAAAACACAAGCGCCATCACTAACAAGAGTGGCACCATGAGCTCACCGGCAGCAGACTCGGGCTCCAGCGGTGTTGCCACTTTTACAAATCCATTGATGCCTCTAATGTCAGAGCAATTTAAGGCAAAGTTTCCATTTGGAGGACTGTTGGATTCAACGCCAGCATCTGAAACATCAAAATTGCAGCAACTGGTAGAAAACATTGACAAAAAGGCATCTGATCCTAACGAGTGTATCATTTGCCACCGAGTTCTCAGTTGCCAGAGTGCCCTGAAAATGCATTATCGCACACATACTGGTGAGAGGCCGTTTAAATGTAAAATCTGTGGTCGCGCTTTCACTACTAAAGGCAACTTAAAGACTCATTACAGTGTCCACCGTGCCATGCCCCCGCTGAGAGTACAACATTCATGCCCAATCTGCCAGAAAAAATTCACCAACGCCGTTGTGCTACAGCAGCATATCCGAATGCACATGGGAGGGCAGATCCCCAACACCCCAGTGACAGAAAACTATCCTGAGTCAATGGAATCAGATACGGGATCTTTTGATGATAAGAATTTTGATGATATAGACAACTTCTCAGATGAGAACATGGAAGACTGTCCTGACAGCAGCGTGCCAGATACACCTAAATCTGCAGATGCATCACAGGACAGCTTGTCTTCTTCCCCTTTGCCTCTGGAAATGTCAAGTATTGCTGCTTTGGAAAACCAGATGAAGATGATCAATGCAGGACTTGCTGAACAACTTCAGGCAAGCTTAAAGTCAGTTGAAAATGGGTCAGTGGAAGGGGACGTTTTGACTAACGATTCGTCATCTGTCGGTGGTGATATGGAAAGCCAAAGTGCTGGAAGCCCTGCTGTCTCAGAGTCTACCTCTTCCATGCAGGCCTTGTCCCCATCCAACAGCACTAATGATTACCACAAGTCACCAAGTATTGAAGAGAAAGCAGTAAGAGCTTTACCAAGTGAGTTTGCCAATGGTTTGTCTCCAACCCCTGCTAACAGTGGTGCTTTGGACTTGACATCTAGTAACACTGATAAAATGATTAAAGAAGAGTCTCTGAGTAtgctctttcctttcagagatagaggtaaatttaaaaacactgcATGTGACATTTGTGGCAAAACATTTGCTTGTCAGAGTGCCTTGGACATTCATTACAGAAGTCATACCAAAGAGAGACCATTTATTTGCACAGTTTGCAATCGTGGCTTTTCCACAAAGGGTAATTTGAAGCAGCATATGTTGACACATCAAATGCGAGATCTACCATCACAACTTTTTGAGCCCAATTCCAGTATCGGCCCTAATCAGAACTCCTCGGTTATGCCTGCTAATTCACTGTCATCGCTCATAAAGACTGAGGTTAATGGCTTTGTGCACAGCTCTCCTCAGGATAGCAAAGAGGCACCCTCTGGTCTAGTTGCTTCGGGGCCGCTGTCCTCCTCTGCCACGTCCCCTGTCTTGCTTCCCGCTCTCCCCAGAAGAACCCCCAAACAGCACTACTGCAACACATgtgggaaaacattttcttcctccagtgcTCTGCAGATCCACGAAAGGACACACACTGGTGAGAAACCTTTTGCCTGCACTATATGTGGAAGAGCATTCACAACAAAAGGCAATCTGAAG gttCACATGGGCACTCACATGTGGAACAGTACTCCTGCAAGACGAGGCAGACGACTTTCCGTAGATGGCCCCATGACATTTCTGGGAGGCAATCCTGTAAAGTTCCCAGAAATGTTTCAGAAGGATTTGGCTGCACGGTCAGGGAATGGAGACCCCTCCAGCTTCTGGAACCAGTACGCAGCAGCACTCTCCAATGGCTTGGCCATGAAGACCAACGAGATCTCCGTCATCCAGAATGGCGGCATCCCTCCGGCACCGGGGGGCCTGGGCAATGGTGGCAGCTCTCCCATCAGTGGCTTGACGGGAAGCCTGGAGAAGCTCCAGAATTCAGAACCCAACACACCTCTAGCTGGTCTGGAGAAAATGGCAAGCAATGAAAATGGGACAAACTTCCGTTTTACGCGTTTCGTGGAAGACAACAAAGAAATTGTAACAAATTAG